The following proteins come from a genomic window of Dysidea avara chromosome 12, odDysAvar1.4, whole genome shotgun sequence:
- the LOC136239859 gene encoding uncharacterized protein has protein sequence MREKKMLTTDLQQAKRNICLLNRKCNSQVMYHKVIPDNNLVVESDDDTATIKDERDIVMKHYEDLSVNSQVVTKELNDIANKHHQTLQHLESFTTRNKCLEENIQKMNMYYSQVCEERNELRRLLSEKRRQLEYQVKSDTSVWLGGDNCVMIKFEETTSHSSQHQCDR, from the exons ATGAGAGAAAAGAAGATGTTGACAACAGATCTGCAACAAGCCAAACGGAACATTTGTCTGTTGAACAGAAAATGTAATTCCCAAGTGATGTACCACAAGGTGATTCCAGACAACAACTTAGTAGTAGAGAGTGATGATGACACAGCTACTATTAAGGACGAAAG GGATATAGTCATGAAGCATTATGAAGACTTGAGTGTCAACTCACAAGTTGTTACTAAAGAATTGAATGACATCGCCAACAAACACCACCAGACACTACAACACTTGGAGTCATTTACAACAAG GAACAAGTGTCTGGAGGAGAACATACAGAAAATGAACATGTATTACTCTCAAGTTTGTGAGGAAAGAAATGAGTTACGAAGGTTGTTGAGTGAAAAGAGGAGGCAATTAGAATACCAAGTAAAG AGTGACACTTCAGTGTGGTTAGGAGGAGATAACTGTGTTATGATTAAATTTGAGGAGACCACTTCCCACTCAAGTCAACACCAATGTGACAGGTAG